In Rutidosis leptorrhynchoides isolate AG116_Rl617_1_P2 chromosome 2, CSIRO_AGI_Rlap_v1, whole genome shotgun sequence, one genomic interval encodes:
- the LOC139891679 gene encoding vesicle transport protein GOT1-like gives MVGFEMDDWKKIGLGLTGFGVFFSFLGIMFFFDKGLLAIGNILFISGVMMTIGVKSSLLFFMKRANVKGTISFGIGFFFVIIGWPVIGMAAETYGFVILFSGFWPTLSVFVQKIPVIGWVFQQPFIRSFLDRYRGRRVPV, from the exons AGATCGGGCTGGGATTGACTGGATTCGGTGTATTTTTCTCATTTCTGGGAATCATGTTTTTCTTCGACAAGGGTTTACTTGCCATCGGAAAT ATCCTGTTCATATCTGGAGTGATGATGACCATTGGTGTGAAGTCCTCTTTGCTATTCTTCATGAAACGCGCCAATGTTAAG GGCACAATTTCTTTTGGTATTGGCTTCTTCTTTGTTATTATTGGATGGCCCGTCATAGGAATGGCTGCAGAGACTTATGGATTCGTGATACTATTCAG TGGTTTCTGGCCCACACTATCAGTTTTTGTGCAGAAAATACCAGTCATTGGTTGGGTGTTCCAACAGCCTTTCATTAGATCG TTTCTTGATCGCTACCGTGGCAGAAGGGTACCTGTATAA